tagctggaaacgtctgATTTTTAATGCAATATCTACATagtcgtacagaggcccattatcagcaaccatcactcctgtgttccaatgtcacattgtgttagctaatccaagtttataattttaaaaggctaattgataattagaaaacccttttgcaattatgttagcacagctgaaaactgttgttctgattaaagaagcaataaaactgatcttctttagactagttgagtatctggagcatcagcatttgtgggtgagattacaggctcaaaatggccagaaacaaagaactttcttctgaaacgcatcagtctattcttgttctgagaattgaaggctgcttgtccttctaggcagaattgcaaagaaaaagccatatctcagactgtccaatacaaataaaagatggtcaaaagaacacagacactggacagaggaactctgcctagaaggccagcatcccggagtcgcctcttccctgttgacgttgagactggtgttttgcaggtactatttaatgaagctgccagttgaggacttgtgaggtgtctgtttctcaaactagacactctaatgcacttgtaccttttgctcagttgtacaccggggcctcccactcctctttctattctggttagggccagtttgcgctgttctgtgaagggagtagtacacagcgttgtacgagatcttcagtttcttggcaatttcttgcatggaatagccttcatttctcagaacaagaatacactgacgagtttcagaagaaagttctttgtttctggccattttgagcctgtaatcgaacccccaaatgctgatgctccagatactcaactagtctaaagaaggccagttttattgcttctttaatcagaacaacaattttcagctgtgcaaaacataattgcaaaagggttttctaatgatcaattagccttttaaaattataaacttggattagctaacacaacgtgccattggaacacaagagtgatggttgctgataatgggcctctgtacgcctatggaGATATTCCATTAGaagaaatcagccgtttccagctacaatagtcatttacaacattaacaatgtctacactgtatttctgatcaattttatgttattttaatggacaaaaacaaagtcatttctaagtgaccccaaacttttgaacgatagtgtaagTTTGGGCAAATCTCACCATATAAATTTGGGCTAATCTGAAAGGACCCTTACCTCCATGACACAGATCCCAGAAGCAGTGGAGCCAAAGATGACGCTTTGGTCCCGGATCACATTGATCAGTTTGGTAATGCAGCTCTGGTGACCGACAGATAGATAAAGAGGACGTCACCATCTGTTCCTTCACAAGACATGGCCACTACCCAAATTAGGATTTGGCCCTTAGAAATAGGCAACGGAGTAATGACTTTTGACACTGCTACATCCACCATAGTTTCTGGAACCATGCTGAAAAAGACAAATGTAAGAAAATATCCAAACCAGAACAGTTTGCTGTGGGTCAACACGATAGAGTGAAAGGGGTCAAAGTCGTTCCAgctatggtggatgtgtaaccaggccagctcggtacagcttggtttggctcgGCTTATTCATGTGGAAAAGTCTACCCTACCTTTGGGTGTATCAGGCCCTGGGTGGTGTCGAGGCCGTCGCAGGCGGTGCTCGTCAGGTCAACACAGCACGTCTTGGGGTACAACAGGCCAGTGTTAGCACTGAACACGGAGTTCTTGAAGTCTTCCGTGGAGTTGTCAAAGCCACAGCACTTGTACTGCACACAGTAGAGAAAGGCAGAGCGTTGAGACAGTGAAACAGGTGGGCTTCTATTGGTTCCCATTTACAATTGATGGGCTTACATGTTTCTTCCGGAGCTTTTGCACATATACAGTGAAGAACGGTAGCTCTAGTCTGAAAACCAGACCTGTTTAGTGCAAACATTGCACTCCTTGTAGTTCGTGTCATATGCCAAAGTTTGGCATGACAAGGAgaggcaaggagtggaatgatagacTGGTACCCAGGGTATGGTAGATCCTACTGGTATTAAGCGGCAATCAGCAGTAAAAACAATGATGACAAAGCGTCCCCCCCACccgttttggtaaaaagctgagggatgaggctggagaaatataaccactctcaaattcataaacaGAGATATGGATTcaaggactgatcatccatgatatcaacatcaTAGTTGTAACAATGTTTttaggctatatagtgtttgtttacatttactttgttcacaaacattggagtaaaacaagcttacagtatattttgggttctgaactaagctcatgaggcatttataagttataaacttcaagaatcaatggttatATATAAATAATTCCAAAAGTCCAAAAAAtgaatgtagcaactgctgattgcccctttaaagtcAGAGTTCACATAGCCCACTCACATGGACCATGATGGTGTTCCAGGCTGTTGATATGGGGTCTGAAGCCGTTGGTCCCATATAGGACATCCGTAAAGAGTCCTTACTGGCTCCACGAATCATAACCTCCACCTGAAACACAGGAAGTCGCCCAATCATTTACCCCAGTGCTTGACTGTTAATCCCACCAAGAAAACTTTACAGTATTTTTGTAGCAGTTCAGACAGTAAGGCTGTGTGTGAATCATCTGTGCTTTGTACAGTTTCTTTGTTGCAGTTTAGATAGTGAAAGTGAATAGATCATATGTGCATTGTACAGTATCTTTGTTGCAGTTTAGACTGTGAGGATAGGGTCAATGTGGATTGTCTGTGCTTCGTACAGTTTTTATTTTGCAGTTTAGACAGTGAGGGTGTGAGTGGATCGTATGTGCTTTGTATGGCATCTTCTTTACAGTTTAAACAGTGAGGGTGAGTGGATAATCTGCTTACCAGATCTTTGTACACCAAGATGAAAATAACCCCAGTAACCTCAGCTGTAAACATCATGGACACGATGAAGAAATACTGTCAGATCAAGGAGAGGGTTAGAATCAACCACAACATAGTTCCAAAGGTGAGCAGGGTAAGAACTGTACACTCTCTATACCTGTGCATTCCCACTTCCTGGTCTCCTGTGACCCAACATATAGTTCCATCTAGTGTACAAATTAAAGTGACGCTACAGATGTTTTGTATAATTTCacccagtagttttgaaagtagagCTCACGAGCCAAAACAGGTGTCTGAAAAGTGTGCACAATTTTgtaaatcattttttttaaatcatcattttttaaatcatgtAATTCTTATGCTATGTTAGCAATTCCAATTCGtacgatatgttacgaattcgtAAATGCTTAAGATCCCGTTCAATCTCTTTAAGTGGAATACACAAAGACTATAGAGCAACCATCAAATTTCTCTGTGGAACTTGCCTAGCACATCTGATTCAACTAATAATCAAGCCCTTGATTGACTACTTAAATCCGTTCAGAAGGACACAACATcttggaacgttcagatagaaatatgttatgtagaacaaacatgcctctccaacatgtggaaaaagaaaTCATGTCGGCTATACTCATGGCTTCACTATCTGCAATGTTCGACAACATTTGGCAACTGAACGTGGCCCAGGTGTTctagttcagggctacaacaaaattgtgaaacatctgggggtccccgaggagaggtttgagaaacaAGGGTAtagactacacaacacaacaaccaAATAAGTAGGCCAAAATGGCTCCTTCTAACAGACTCTCAACCATTACCAAGACTTTATGAAGACTACACTCCACAAAAGTGACCCACCTTTCTTCTAGACTGAGCCCCAAATGGTAGTCCCCCCATGTTATACTGTCGATGAGGTTTATATCTTGTAAAACGACAGGGGGAATTTGCTCATTTGAATTTCatgtttgttttattatttaaaagtGAAACATGAATTGCCTCCATCAAGTCACGAGTGTGTCCAGAAGTTAGAGTTTATTGACCCCCTTGTCACCCTCTGGAAGTCACCCTTGGAGTTTTGACAACAACACGCGTCAACAGAGGGCCCTCAGAGCGAATTGGTCGGGGCGAGGGGGTGGTTTGGGATTCACGGTCTCTTACCAGCAAGATGAGGCAGCGGTTCTCGCTCCAGGCCCCATAGCAGCCAATGAACCCCAGCAGAGACAGGATGGCCCccaggcacatacacacatagcTGATGGTCACCAGCTGTGCCGAGAAAGAGCCCATCACCTGGACAAAGGTGGCCGCCCCGTACCTAATCCACACGCCTAGGCCAAACAGCACAAGGCCACTCACCTGGATGGGGGAAGAGATGGACCATAGAGTTAGAATGACTAGATTGTAGAACCTTCTGATTTAAGACAGTGTCCCGTGGGGGAACTGGTCAGGCGACCATATTGGGGTAGAGAATGAGATGCACATCCATGAGATTGAGGGTAGCCTggttgttagagcgttggactagtaaccgaaaggttgcaagttcaaatccctgagctgacaaggtacaaatctgctgttctgcccctgaacaggcagttagcctaggaacaatgggttgtctttgaaaataataatttgttcttaacaaaGGTAAAAATGTAAAGGGTATTGATAGAGTGTATTGACATTGGACATACTGATTGGGTGAAAGAACATGAGATTGATCATATTGATGCATCATTATCGTGTTTTCCCCAACAATTACTGTAGACACGGGCTAAGAGTTGATCAAACTAGATTCTGAAATGAATGCAGGGCCTCAACTAAACTATATTGAATTTAAAACGTTGGACTATCCTGAGCATACCATCTGTAACACATAGGGCCAGTTTCCTAGAACCGATTAAGCATAGTCTTGGACTAAAAAGCTATTTGAATTGAATTTATTTTGGgtaacagacatatacaacaAAGTGTACAATATGgacccagaggatatcacttgAAAGTGTTAATTAAAACGCTTATTTACAAAGTGGTCCTCAATGGTAAAAACAATAAAACATAATGATTAAAAGGCAAGGCAAAATTACAAACAACCATAAATACATTAATTTATATTGACATCCTAAAAAGCAGCACCATGGAGATTCAAAGGAGATTCTCTGATTCCCTGTGGTCTGATGATTCTATCGAACTGTCACTCCAACCTACATGTTGTTGTGAATGTAATCGTTCTGCAGTGTGGGTTTGATTGAGGTCCAGCCTAATAGCCTCTTTTGGTATAATCTACAGATAACCCCCCCAaaaagcacacaaaaaacgatgcACTTACAAATATGATGCCACTGAGTAACATCATCAGGTACCTCAACAGGCCATACAGGTGATGTAGTCTGGACATGGGTGACAGCGCTGTAATGTCATGAACCGGTTGGTTCAATCTACCGAAACCATACATACAGGTTAACATTTTTCACATAGACCAATAATCTGGAAATGTTCAATACTCAACGTTGTTGTTGAATTGTTATCCATCATTGAAATGACAAACACTCATTACATGCAAAAATAATGTTATCCAAAGTTAGCTAGAAGTTAACTAGCTACTATAGGCTTGGATATTTCATATTCCttttgaaaaatgtgcatttttagctaattaaataacgttagctagctagttactgtgTATATAATTGGCCAAAGGCAAAAGCTAAAAGTTATGAAATTCCTTATTAGCTGTTCAATAATTGGCAAATTAATGAGTTGCGCTTGCATTCTTAATGACCTTTTTGTAGGCTACAAGTTGTATTTAGCTAGCCCAGCTGACAAGCTAACTTGCTATTGGTATCTTCTTTTGACAGGGGCACGAGCACGAACCTTCTTCATGGCAATGCGCACCCGTTTCCCAGGGCAACGCAGTTCTGGGTCATAAGGTCATAATCAGAGGTGTCACAATTAACATTTTGTAACAATAGATGTAGCTCGAGGATACAATGTTAACTTTATTTCTATTGTGCTTTTCAATAGGAACCTGGtatcagagcatttcatattattctgtatgtaaatctatGACAAGCTACAGcccatcggaaagtattcagaccccttgactttttccacattttgttacgttagccttattctaaaatatatattttttatcccctcagcaatctacacacaatatccaataatgacaaagcgaaaacaggtttttagaaatgttagcaagtgtatttaaaataaaaaacaaataccttatttacttaagtattcagcatcttttctatgagactcgaaattgatcctgtttccattgatcatccttgagatgcttctacaatttgattggaatccacctgtggtaaattcaattaattgtacgtgatttggaaaggcacacacctgtgtatgtatataaggtcccacagttgacagtgcatgtcagagcaaaaaccaagccttgaggtcgaaggaactgtccgtagagctccgagacagggttgtgccaaggcacagatctggggaaggatatcAAAAAATATATGCAGccttgaaggtccacaagaacacagtggcctccatcattcttaaatggaagaagtttggaacaacagagactcttcctagagttggccacctggccaaactgagcaatcggggaagaagggccttggtcagggaggtgaccaagaacctgatggtcactctgtcagagctccaaagttcctatgtggaaatgggagaaccttccagaaggacaaccatctctgcagcactccaccaatcaggtctttatagtagagtggccagacggaagccactcctcaagaaaaggcacatgacagtccacttggagtttgcccaaaggcacctaaaggactctcagaccatgagaaacaagattctctgttctgatgaagccaagattgaactctttggccttaatgccaagcttcacatctggaggaaacctggcaccatcccaacagtgaagcatggtggtgacagcatcatgctgtggggatcttTTTCAGTGGctggtactgggagactagtcaggaatgagggaaagatgaacggcgcaaagtacagagagacccttgatgaaaacctgctccagagcgtttgggacctcagactggggcaatggttcaccttccaacaggacaacgaccctaaacacacaaccaagacaacatagaagtggcttcgggacaagtctctgaatgtccttgagtggcccagccagagcccggacttgaacccgatcgaaagtctctggagagacctgaaaatagctgtgcagcaatgctccccatctaacttgacagagtttgagaggatctgcagagaagaatgggagaaactccccaaatacaggcgtgccaagcttgtagcgtcatacccaagaaaactcaatgctgtaattgctgccaaaggtgcttcaacaaagtactgagtaaatggtctgaatacttatgtaaattggaTATCAgtttttataaatatttttgctttgtcattatgtgtgtagattgagggggagaaagcaatgtaatacattttagaataagccagtaacgtaacaaaatgtggaaaaagtcaaggggtctgaatactttcgaaagGCACTGTATAAAGTATGATATGTGACATTTTGTAGGGTATGTATTAATTTAAGGATGTTCAccacccatttcgtatgatatgttacaaattacaataaaACATACAATGTAACAAAAtatagctaggtggctaacgttagctagctggctaatgttagctaggctaggggttagggttaaggtcagggaaatggttagctaaaatggttatggttagctaaaagggttaggggaagggttagctagcatgttaagtagttgcaaagtagcaaaaaagtagtaagtagtttctaaagttgtccgtgatgaggtTCAAACtctcaacctttgggttgctagaagTTCGCCTTATACGCCCACCCAGTCAACCACCCTGCTTTCATTTAATTAACCATCtgttatgtaaccataccaaaagtaacatatcatactaatttgcatttcacagatttacatttactatgttacatctagtctgagaccaggctgtcAATACAAGTAAAAGTGCTTCATATCATAAAATATAAATACTAACAAAGACAGGAGGAAGGAGAATTGAAAAATTGCTAATTAAAATCATACATTAAAAGCATCTTCATAAAAGTCTTGTCTTCAGCAGGGATTTAAAAAGAGGCACCGAATCTGCAAGTCTGATCTAAAAAGTAGCCTAGTAGATGCCAACTTTAGGTGAATATGATTGAGAAACTATTGCATATAAGAACATGTTTAATTTCCTCGTAAAGAATAGAACAAGAAATAAACAAGTCAGATTGAATGTGGTAATTTCTAAACTTCAATATTTATATGTACAAAATGAGACACTGTATATCCATTCAAGACtgtagaataaaaaataaaataaaaagtcttGCCAGTTAGAGCAAGTGTAAAGCAATTACCTTCTCAAAACATCATACCTTCATGTAAAGTCTTCAGCTTCAGCAATAAACAAATAAGGATAGAGATAAAGGAATCTAATTTACACATAAATAAGTACTGAATGTATACAGTAGGCCCTATACAGTATATGTGCCCAGATATTGTTGATATACCATGGAGGTGATCGAGTCACAACAGGGTTTTGAACAACGCTCCTTCCTCTCTTGTTTTTCTTTTAGAATTGAAATATTTTAATAATCTTTGGTGTTTGAAATTAAACATGTCGACTGAAGGTGTCAAGGTGAGGCAATGATGATGGTTAAACAGGCGTGGTCCTGGATGTCGGGGTCCTCAGTGCTACTTGTTACCAATCTGTTGGTAGAGAACCATTGACACCACCATGGCAGCAATCTGAAACGATGACACGTCACAAGTGTTAACGGAATATAATGGTtacgttccaaatggcatcctaatccctttatagtgcattacttttgactagggcccaaattgcaccctaacacctttataatgcactactcCTGAagagggcccatagggctctggtcaaacgttgggcactatgtagggaataggatgctatttgggatgctgATAGTATTGTAACAGGTGTACTGTACCTCAAGCGCAGCGATGCCCAGTCCAACAGCTCCAATGATGACAGCGTTGTCCTCTATCAGGTTCAGCAACATGGTAAAGCAGCCAATGACATTCTGGGGAGGAAACAGCACTCCAGTATTAGAATTAGATAGCTGCATGGCTATTCAATGattataaacacacaaacacaggctaTTAAATGTAAAACCTAGCCGGGGGCAGGAGATGTTCATGACTATGTGACCCAACCAAAGTGTAAGGAAACCCTGCTGGTCTAAACACAGCACATCGGAAGACCCTGTATTGTACTGTTAGATCTCTGTACCGAGCgttcagcagcagcagctgtgcACGTTTCAGTTTTACTGCAACATGTTGGTGGGTACGTAGGGTCAGTTGGGTTCTCTTGGAAAGGGGATCCATCGAAGTCTGTGTAATTGCGGTATCCACAGCACTTGAACTAAGAGGGAAGCACAGAGACACAAATCATTATGACATGGTAGCATCTACAGAACACAGTAAGCAACTAGCGTAGCCAAGCACCACTGCCTTCTCTGAAACCTGTAAATAATCTGCATAAGAACCTATGCATTTATTGAGTACACAGAAGGGCGCTAATAACATCCACTGGCAGAGTGGCAGTAAATTCACTACTTAATATAGTAGTGTGAATGAATGAAGTATACCTGTTCCATGGTACCATTCCATAGTGAAGTCAGGCTCTCATCCTTCCCATAGTCTTTTTGAATGCTGTCAACAACCTTCTCACTAAGGTCCTCAAGAACTTCCTTAGCCTAAAACATACAAAACAGAACACAAACCCATTTCCACAAATTCAGAACATCTTTATTGTCCCAACATTAGGCTATTTGATTTACTACTGTATAAAAACTGTTTTTATCTGCCAATATGAACAAAAccatctagaagaaaaagaaacgcacacctattaagacgaggtgctggctagcggagtagaaaacttgaaaataaaagagagccgcacactctaggagctcagatgcaaaaatggaattaccaacgtttcgacagccaagctgtcttcatcagggtataatcacaaacactgcgggatgactcgtttatattgtatcaaaagacacaggtgtctgtaatcatggctaagagtggcctaatatcattggttaataatcaaatattaaaatgtcatacaaagaacagcatacaaacaacaaatggatagcatacgatcatagattcatttgactacacaagcttacaaacaattacaatggcaaagtcacaataatcacaagaccagggcccatacagtGTTAATAACTACCTACCAGTGGTTGGAAGACGAGGACCACCACGCACCCAGCCACCTCTGCAATGAATATGATCAGGATGATGATGAAGAACTGGAAAGGAACAGACAAGCATACAGGGGTTAAGGGTTTGATGGGAAAAAAACAAAGGGTCAAAACTATCACATTAGATCAAAGGTCAAAATTCTATAAATATATAATTGTGTATATCAACAAAGAAAGTAATTTtgcacaaaacattttttttaaagtaacaaataatgaaTTAATCTTTCCATACCAGTACGAATATTCAAAAATAAACAGAGTAAAAGTCAAGTTGGTATTTGTATTAAATCGATTTCTGAATATTTATGTTCAATGGTCAAAGATGACACACCAGCATCAGCATACACCTGGACTCCTTCATGGCTCCACAGCACCCTAGGAAGCCCATGATCAGCAGGACCCCTCCGACCCCCATGAGCAGGTAGGCCACGTTAGCCAGCTGGCCCAGTTCTGCTGGGGCGTCCTTAATGTTGTCTAGTACTCCCAGTAGAGAGCCACTGTCCACCTTCACCCACACCCCCACTGCCAGGATGGCCACACCTGCCAACTGATACACACAacagggaggtgggagagagaaagaggagaaataaGGGGAGGGGATAGTTTTAGTGTTTGGGAAAATGTTGATGAAGAGTACAGGGAGTATACTTGGAATGTTCTTTGAAAACTCTAAACCATATCATTAGAATGCGTCGTGGAGAATAAGTGGGGCAAATGTTGTCATCATACACAATATGGTCATCTCTGCAACCATTAACTTCACAATTTTTGAAAGAAATCCCGAACCCACAGTAATTAGCTAGTATGACAAGGCAGGTAATTCATCTTCTTACTGTGACTAAAAATGACTTACAATATTAGTTCTGGGTAATATCATAACCAGAgagtatataaactcagcaaaaaaagaaatgtccctttttcaggaccttgtctttcaaagataattcgtaaaaatccaaataacttcacagatcttctttgttaagggtttaaacactgtttcccatgctggcctttctagggagtttttcctagccaccgtgcttctacatctgcattgcttgctgtttggggttttaggctgggtttctgtacagcactttgagatatcagctgatgtacgaagggctatataaatacatttgatttgatttgttcaatgaaccataaaccattaatgaacatgcacttgtggaatggttgttaagacactaacagcttacagacggtaggcaattaaggtcacagttatggaaacttaggacactaaagatgcctttctactgaccctgaaaaacaccaaaagaaagatgcccagggtccctgctcatctgggtgaacgtgccttaggcatgctgcaaagaggcatgaggactgcagatgtggccagggcaataaattgcaatgtccgtactgtgagatgcctaagacagcgctacagggagacaggacggacagctgatcatcctcccagtggcagaccacgtgtaacaacacctgcacaggatcggtacatccgaacatcacacctgcaggacaggtacaggatgacaacaacaactgcccgagttacaccaggaacgcacaatccatcagtgctcagactgtctgcaataggctgagagaggctggactgagggcttgtaggcctgttgtaaggcaggtcctcaccagacatcaccgacaacagtgtcgcctatgggcacaaacccactgtcgctggactagacaggactggcaaaaagtgctcttcactgatgagtcacggttttgtctcaccaggggtgatggtcggattcacgtttatcatagaaggaatgagcgttacaccgaggcctgtactctggagcgggatcaatttggaggtggagggtccgtcatggtctggggtggtgtgtcacagcatcatcggactaagcTTGTTGTCACTCAGGCAATGTCAATGtggtgcattacagggaagacatcctcctccctcatgtggtacccttcctgcaggctcatcctgacat
This sequence is a window from Oncorhynchus mykiss isolate Arlee chromosome 13, USDA_OmykA_1.1, whole genome shotgun sequence. Protein-coding genes within it:
- the LOC110485650 gene encoding tetraspanin-1 — translated: MCCSGFLKIMMFIFNGAIFLAGVAILAVGVWVKVDSGSLLGVLDNIKDAPAELGQLANVAYLLMGVGGVLLIMGFLGCCGAMKESRCMLMLFFIIILIIFIAEVAGCVVVLVFQPLAKEVLEDLSEKVVDSIQKDYGKDESLTSLWNGTMEQFKCCGYRNYTDFDGSPFQENPTDPTYPPTCCSKTETCTAAAAERSNVIGCFTMLLNLIEDNAVIIGAVGLGIAALEIAAMVVSMVLYQQIGNK
- the LOC110516103 gene encoding tetraspanin-16-like isoform X1, whose translation is MLTCMYGFGRLNQPVHDITALSPMSRLHHLYGLLRYLMMLLSGIIFVSGLVLFGLGVWIRYGAATFVQVMGSFSAQLVTISYVCMCLGAILSLLGFIGCYGAWSENRCLILLYFFIVSMMFTAEVTGVIFILVYKDLVEVMIRGASKDSLRMSYMGPTASDPISTAWNTIMVHYKCCGFDNSTEDFKNSVFSANTGLLYPKTCCVDLTSTACDGLDTTQGLIHPKSCITKLINVIRDQSVIFGSTASGICVMELASMMVSVVLFVRLGNTYY
- the LOC110516103 gene encoding tetraspanin-16-like isoform X2, with product MSRLHHLYGLLRYLMMLLSGIIFVSGLVLFGLGVWIRYGAATFVQVMGSFSAQLVTISYVCMCLGAILSLLGFIGCYGAWSENRCLILLYFFIVSMMFTAEVTGVIFILVYKDLVEVMIRGASKDSLRMSYMGPTASDPISTAWNTIMVHYKCCGFDNSTEDFKNSVFSANTGLLYPKTCCVDLTSTACDGLDTTQGLIHPKSCITKLINVIRDQSVIFGSTASGICVMELASMMVSVVLFVRLGNTYY